The following DNA comes from Solea solea chromosome 6, fSolSol10.1, whole genome shotgun sequence.
TCTGGGTATGTTTTCATCCACTTACATGATCGTGGTGATGACGATGGACCGACACCAAGCTGTCTGCAACCCAATGGTGAAGTTCCAGCGGGCGCGCACAAGACTGAACATCCCAGTATGCGTCGCCTGGGGGATTTCTCTGCTGGGCAGCCTGCCACAGGTTTTCATCTTCTCACAGGTCGAAGTTGCACACGGTGTGTTTGACTGCTGGGCCACATTTATCCAGCCATGGGGGCTGCAGACTTACATAACCTGGACCACGCtggttattttcattttgcctGTTATTGCGATTATTGTGTGCCAAGTACGCATCTTCTGCGCCATACACAACAATCTATATCAGAAGACCAAGCAGGGAGGTAATGCGGGTTTCCCGCTTCCGTCCAGAGCCAGCAGTGTGGCCGGCATGTCCAGAGCCAGGGTCAAGACGATTAAGATGACTGTGTTTATTGTACTGGCTTATATTGTGTGCTGGGCTCCCTTCTTCACTGTCCAGCTTTGGTCCGCCTGGGACCCTCATGCGCCAAAAGAAAGTAAGTCATAATTTTCGTTATTGTGTTTgatactttgttttattttgtggttcCGTTTTGCGCTCTCAACGTGCGTAACTACGCACAGATTACATGCGTAATTACGCACAGACAAAATGCGCAATTACGCACAGATAATTAAATGTCACTTATTTGCAACATTGTGATACTTGGCACGTTTGTCATTCTTCCAGCAGCGACATTCACCATCCTGATGTTGCTGGCCAGTCTGAACAGCTGTGCGAACCCCTGCATTTATCTTCTGTTCAGCGGCCAGTTTCCGAAAAGGCTGGTTTCACTCCTATCTCGGCGGTGGTCCAAGGATCCAATTCACGAGCAGGCGACGTTAGTCAGCACATTGTACATGAGCTTAAAAAATGTCTCTGAGTCCAGATGAGGGCGAAACGTTTCTGTCTCTGCACTTGGGCGACTGTGTTTGAACAGAAGAAGCGAGGACAGGACTCATGTGTCTCCTGGTTCTCTGACATGTTGAACAGGATTGACGATGTGTCACcgaaacagcaacaaaaagcaAACTCTGGCTGACATCTGCGCTCCTCATCTTGTCGGATGTTGACGCACGACAAAAGCGCGCCGTGTTCCGCTGGACTTACTGATGCTCTGCAAAATCATCGTGTTGTGAACTTGTTCTGATTTTGACCGTTAAGAATATTCCCCACCCCCAACGAAGCTTGGACTTCAGAAACCCTTCCAAACAgagacagtgttgttgttttgtgtcatcaTGGCAAAAGTGGTATTTtagtgaaagaaaaatgtcattaataacATAATCAGACATACGTGATGCATCACTGATAAATGACATACAATCTAAAAGGAAAACAAGCACAACTGTGTTTTCGTGAGAAAGAATACACACTGTCAGTAGCTTGAATGCGCTTGACTCAACAAAACTGTACAATAACTGTATTACAACTGTGAAAGGTATGTGTCATGTATCTCTCTCGTTCTATCTCTATCTATCCCAAAGTCCCACAATTGCACACAGAATGATTGTAGTCATGATTTACTTACTTGTCATATACTGGGGTCCAACAGCTTGTTATCATATACAAGCTTGAATGGGGAGGTGATCTCACATTGTTGGCATTTACACTGTGTTATATACAAATATGTGTTTTCCAATCCATAACTGACACATTACAGAAGTaatgatcacaacaacatttcaaagACTATTAGTTGTTTGTGATGAACCCCTCATGGTTAGTGTGTGAAATCATTCCGATTAATGCTCTtattacactgtgactgtatttttctttcttctttttaaaaaaacacattttattaattaattataaatgGAAATATATTCAAGCTTGTGTACAGGGTGCAGTCAGGGAACACCtggtataataaataaataaatgtggtaGCCTGTGATAGTGTGGATATGTCAAACAGTGGTTGCTAACAGCTTtaagctgttgtttgtgttactgGGGCAGCTACAGTTCAGTTGTTTGACTTTCCTGACAGTATTTATAGTCCTCCATAATATTTGGAACAAAGACAATTCCTCTTTGATTATGTCCCTCTGCTTCAAATCCAACCATTCAGACATGAATAAAGTTCACATTTCAGACTTTAATTCAGGTGTATTAATAGACAATGTGGTTTCACTGTGTTGAAATTACAACACTTTCATTCATTACAAGACTATGGTGTCATTTCAGGGCACCATAGGGTTGAGGACATTT
Coding sequences within:
- the LOC131461317 gene encoding vasopressin V2 receptor-like, yielding MPPLNDSGCVDEEDVARDETLAKVEIALLSVIFVTAAILNTSVLTVLWKQRKQMSRMRLFVFHLCIADLVVAFFQVCPQLIWDITDRFVGPDLVCRLVKYLQVLGMFSSTYMIVVMTMDRHQAVCNPMVKFQRARTRLNIPVCVAWGISLLGSLPQVFIFSQVEVAHGVFDCWATFIQPWGLQTYITWTTLVIFILPVIAIIVCQVRIFCAIHNNLYQKTKQGGNAGFPLPSRASSVAGMSRARVKTIKMTVFIVLAYIVCWAPFFTVQLWSAWDPHAPKETATFTILMLLASLNSCANPCIYLLFSGQFPKRLVSLLSRRWSKDPIHEQATLVSTLYMSLKNVSESR